The window AGCGGGCAGCCGGCGTTATCCCAACATCTGGGTTCCCTCACCCCACCTGACGGGCGAGTGTGCGGGCGACTCCTGCATCAGGCTCCATGGCGACATTAAGTGGCCACCACCAACTTGAATCAACTTTGTCTAATGATATTGTTATTTGAGACATCTGATGTGTTTATGAATGTCAGTTTAAGattaaaacgtgtgtgtgtgtgtgtgtgtgtgtgtgtgtgtgtgtgtgtgtgtgtgtgtgtgtgtgtgtgtgtgtgtgtgtgtgtgtgtgtgtgtgtgtgtgtgtgtgtgtgtgtgtgtgtgtgtgtgtgtgtgtgtgtgtgtgtgtgtgtgtgtagggtatTGGTTATTTTATGTCTAAAGGTATACTACTGGATCATCCGCTCGAGCTGGCTAAGTTCATTTTCTACACCAGACGGCTCAACTGGAAGATGCTAAGGATTTACTTGGATGAGAGgtagacacacgcacacacacacacacacccttttacTTGTTccctctgacttttttttaactgtgcacAAATTGAACCTTTCAGCTTCTGTTTCCATTCAGACTGtatctgtgcgtctgtgtgtttgcaggcggGATGTCCTCGATGAGTTGGTGACCCTCCACAACTTCAGTAACCAGTTCCTCCCCAACGCTCTGCGGGAGTTCTTCAGACACATCCACGcgccagaggagagaggggagtaTCTGGAGACCCTCATCACAAAGTTCAGCCACAGGTTCTGTGCCTGTAATCCAGGTCTTGTCCGAGAGCTGGGCCTCAGTCCAGGTTTGTGTTCACGCACATGCAGTACTGAACACATACTATATGTTACTGTTAGAATTATAACAAACTTGTTAGCAAACAACAGAAgctgttttaaaacaaactttacTCTTTGTCTTTCCTGATTAAAGATGCTACTCGCTTCCTTTTTACGATTGTTACTAAAGACTAAAAACTGCAGCTTTACAATGGATAAccatgaataaatcaaaaaaagaataataataattttccacaaataaggGAAGGACTCTAATAGGCCTGCATAGTTCTAGGCCAGCAATACAAtgtcaacagttttctttttgttgttctaTAGTTTCATAAATGCAATAAACTTTAGTTCttttatatatagtataactatatataaaactttACACGCTGTGCTTTCTTCATTTTAAGGGTCAAATAGGTTTTGTGGCTCCAGATGAATTTAATTTCGTGGGACAAGGGCCAAAAATGGCTCTTTTGATAGTAAAAGTTGCAGacccctcctttttcttctggAAATGATACAAGCagtgtgattttatttgaatatttctggCGTACTGGTTGAACGTGTGACCAGGTGGTGGCTCTACAAGAGAGTGCAGGGGATCATGTCCTCTTTGGACCATTAACATCCAATCTACCCTGACCCTAAAAAGACATGGCCAGGCCGAAACCCAAGCTGTTGTGACAGTAGAAGTGATTTTAAAGGGAGGACACTTGTGATGCACAAAATGAGGGGAaaccatcttgtttttatttgatatttaatatatcCCTTGCTTCAGTTTTGTCAAGGGACCGTGTGAGATGCCCGAACAGAAACCAGTCCATGTCTCTGTAACAGGTCCCAGATCCTACTCCCATGATTTGGTGCTGGGAAGTCCTCTCTCCTCATGGTGCTTCCTTTTCGCAGTAATATTGTTGTTTAAGGAGCTGAATCTGAGGTTCCAACCATTCTGTCCTAAAAGTGTCGATATCTCTGCCGACAGTGGACCACACACAGCTGAGCTCTTTGTCCCGTTTGATCACCgtttccttttgtctctccGCAGATGCTGTGTACGTGCTCTGCTACAGTCTGATCCTCCTGTCCATCGACCTGACCAGTCCCCACGTCAAAAACAAGATGTCCAAGCGGGAGTTTATCAGGAACACTCGCCGAGCAGCACATAACGTCTCGGATGACTTTGTCGGCCACCTCTATGACAACATATACCTGATCGGCCATGTGGCCGCATAGCTGCGCATACCAGATGCCGGGGATTATATCCTTGTCCTTCACGATCAGGAAGTGGTGAGGAGGATCCTACATTAGTCTGGAAAGTCTGGAAAACTGTCCCTCGAGGAATATCACACTAAAGGAGACTTATTTAAAGTTTAGTAAAGCAAACAATGTTCACCACTTCACTGTGAGACTGACCAAATATTAACGACGTGATTAGAGTATAGTCACAGGTCATTATGAACAACGAAGGAGTTGGAATTAATGAAGACAAGGCACACTGCACTGATGGACTGGAGCTTCTGATTGGTGGAGGAACAGTGATCTCAGCCTGCCACAGGTGCTGTCCTATTGGACAGGAGCAGCCTCTCAGTCACATTCTTGAAGGAAGTGACACCTACGATCATGCACTAATAAAGTATTTACCAGTGTGACTACTGACAGAGCTATGTCGGAGCTAACCCTTGACACGTTGTCCCATGGTAACAACCAGAGTCATGAACCAGAAGaaagtttttgtattttcatcctAAATCCTTTTTCCTTGTGTGCTCCAAGTCAAGTTCAACACAATCTGACCTGGTTTGTTGTAAATGGCTTGTTTTACTCCTGAGGAGGAGCATGCATGTGAGATTTGATCATTGGCATAATTATGACCCCTAAAGTCTTATCTGTTTCACTCCGTTTGTGGGGTGAAAAGAAGACTTAGAATTTTTCTAAATTGTGACATTATGAATAATAAGttaaaccagtttttttttcccctgagaaaaaacaaactatctGCACATCTCATACTCCTCTAG is drawn from Scophthalmus maximus strain ysfricsl-2021 chromosome 8, ASM2237912v1, whole genome shotgun sequence and contains these coding sequences:
- the fbxo8 gene encoding F-box only protein 8 isoform X2, which produces MGQALWRLPPRQQQQLQEELAGRLADRGGGGRYDHGNERRGFIDLQMLPPELGITILSYLNATDLCLAGCVWQDLGHDEYLWQGLCKSTWGHCSIYNRRLPAGFSYRRLYLQLDEGSLTFNASPQEGIGYFMSKGILLDHPLELAKFIFYTRRLNWKMLRIYLDERRDVLDELVTLHNFSNQFLPNALREFFRHIHAPEERGEYLETLITKFSHRFCACNPGLVRELGLSPDAVYVLCYSLILLSIDLTSPHVKNKMSKREFIRNTRRAAHNVSDDFVGHLYDNIYLIGHVAA
- the fbxo8 gene encoding F-box only protein 8 isoform X1; the protein is MGQALWRLPPRQQQQLQEELAGRLADRGGGGRYDHDGGPQRRAPQHCYGPDIYHLLRTCRGGNERRGFIDLQMLPPELGITILSYLNATDLCLAGCVWQDLGHDEYLWQGLCKSTWGHCSIYNRRLPAGFSYRRLYLQLDEGSLTFNASPQEGIGYFMSKGILLDHPLELAKFIFYTRRLNWKMLRIYLDERRDVLDELVTLHNFSNQFLPNALREFFRHIHAPEERGEYLETLITKFSHRFCACNPGLVRELGLSPDAVYVLCYSLILLSIDLTSPHVKNKMSKREFIRNTRRAAHNVSDDFVGHLYDNIYLIGHVAA